The Verrucomicrobiota bacterium genome includes a window with the following:
- a CDS encoding fumarylacetoacetate hydrolase family protein has product MKLCRFSEGGASRAGFFLDSHIVPLDAAARIHQDRTHRPITLPAGDDLLALLPGGALHDAGRALGAWLAANRGVADGVAIPVAKAQLLTPIARPPKIILLAGNYNEHIKEGGGRETERAKTFPYLFQKPVSTTLNHPGAAVVIPAVSPNSIDWECELGVVMGRRCRHVKEAGALKFVAGYTVVNDISDRKFRPNPGREKRDKDSFFDWQHGKWHDTFCPVGPCVASSDAIPDPQKLKLTLKVNGKTWQDATTAQMIFSVAAIIEFVSAIVTLEPGDIISTGTPAGVGNTTGTYLKPGDKMEAAIEGIGVLHNHMVAEKA; this is encoded by the coding sequence ATGAAACTCTGCCGCTTCTCCGAAGGCGGCGCTTCGCGCGCCGGCTTTTTCCTGGACTCGCACATCGTCCCTCTCGACGCCGCGGCGCGCATCCATCAGGACCGCACGCATCGCCCGATCACGCTGCCCGCGGGCGACGATTTGCTCGCGCTGCTCCCCGGCGGCGCGTTGCACGATGCGGGACGAGCGCTCGGCGCGTGGCTTGCGGCCAATCGCGGGGTGGCCGACGGCGTGGCGATTCCCGTCGCGAAGGCGCAGTTGCTCACGCCCATCGCGCGCCCGCCGAAAATCATCCTGCTCGCCGGCAATTACAACGAGCACATCAAGGAGGGAGGCGGCCGCGAGACCGAGCGAGCGAAGACGTTTCCGTATCTCTTCCAAAAGCCCGTGAGCACCACGCTCAATCACCCCGGCGCGGCTGTCGTCATCCCGGCGGTGTCGCCCAACTCGATTGATTGGGAGTGCGAACTCGGTGTCGTGATGGGCCGGCGCTGCCGTCACGTGAAGGAGGCCGGTGCGCTCAAGTTTGTCGCCGGCTACACGGTGGTGAACGACATTTCCGACCGCAAGTTCCGCCCCAATCCGGGCCGCGAAAAGCGCGACAAGGACTCCTTCTTCGACTGGCAGCATGGCAAGTGGCACGACACGTTCTGCCCCGTCGGCCCGTGCGTGGCCTCGTCCGACGCCATCCCCGACCCGCAGAAACTGAAACTCACGCTCAAGGTCAACGGCAAGACGTGGCAGGACGCCACGACCGCGCAGATGATCTTCTCCGTCGCAGCCATCATCGAATTCGTCTCCGCCATCGTGACCCTCGAACCCGGCGACATCATCTCGACAGGCACGCCCGCGGGTGTCGGCAACACCACCGGCACCTACCTGAAACCCGGCGACAAGATGGAAGCCGCCATCGAAGGCATCGGCGTCCTGCACAACCACATGGTGGCAGAGAAGGCGTGA
- a CDS encoding FAD-binding protein, with protein MSASGSNPTPDVLIIGAGPTGAVAAKRFAEAGMSVVVLEQGDWPDYSKARAGHPDYKVTAGSYWAANPNRRKAPADYPISDTDSDIGAVLYNAVGGGTVIAPLICETGWHLLATATMGTDPARSVHRRARAALRGTPRRGPAQPDGGSMNAINQHGERTPPACRLRRHAASFDTLDGRTRKRVRLRSRRRDALGCTRDACAPRNSDRTP; from the coding sequence ATGAGCGCCTCCGGTTCGAATCCAACCCCCGATGTGCTCATCATCGGCGCGGGGCCGACCGGCGCGGTGGCGGCGAAGCGCTTCGCCGAGGCGGGCATGAGCGTCGTGGTGCTGGAACAGGGCGACTGGCCCGATTACTCGAAGGCGCGCGCCGGTCACCCGGACTACAAAGTCACGGCCGGCAGCTATTGGGCGGCGAATCCGAATCGACGCAAGGCGCCTGCGGACTATCCCATCTCCGACACCGACTCCGACATCGGCGCGGTGCTCTACAATGCCGTCGGCGGCGGCACGGTGATCGCGCCGCTCATCTGCGAGACCGGCTGGCACCTGCTCGCCACCGCCACGATGGGCACTGACCCCGCGCGCTCCGTTCATCGCCGCGCTCGCGCTGCGCTGCGCGGAACACCTCGTCGAGGACCGGCGCAACCAGACGGTGGCAGCATGAACGCGATCAACCAGCACGGGGAGCGCACGCCGCCGGCGTGCCGTTTGCGGCGTCATGCCGCAAGCTTCGACACTCTCGATGGTCGAACTCGGAAAAGAGTGAGATTACGAAGCCGACGGCGTGACGCCCTCGGCTGCACGCGTGACGCGTGCGCTCCCCGGAACTCTGACAGAACTCCATGA
- a CDS encoding Gfo/Idh/MocA family oxidoreductase, whose product MNSTVGYATTSVSRRQFIAASGAAAAALTAAPGLQAQGNSAMLRVGLIGCGGRGTGAASQALHADSDVKLVAMGDAFADRIKLSLETLKKDQEIASKVAVPEENQFTGLDAYQKVIEKSDVVLLTTPPGFRPIHIKAAVDAGKHVFAEKPVAVDAPGVRSVLATCEEARRKKLAVVSGLCIRYSYGFQEIIKRIHNGALGRVRTLQANDFRGPIWVKPREPGQTDMQYQIRNWYYFTWLSGDFNVEQHVHMLDVCAWVMNGEYPATALGIGGRAQRTGPDFGNIYDHHAVIYEWANGTRLHAYCRQQSGLRGDISVHVAGEKGIAKLAERDRGLVLETGDRWAYDGPKNNIYQTEHDELFASIRKGQPINNGDYMCKSTLMAIMGRMATYTGQQITWEQAMNSKENLSPDGWTWDSNPPKSPVAVPGVTKFV is encoded by the coding sequence ATGAATTCAACCGTTGGTTACGCCACCACGTCCGTTTCGCGCCGACAGTTCATCGCAGCATCCGGCGCGGCCGCAGCCGCCCTGACCGCGGCGCCCGGGCTTCAGGCGCAAGGCAATTCCGCCATGCTTCGCGTCGGGCTCATCGGCTGCGGCGGACGCGGCACCGGCGCGGCTTCGCAGGCGCTTCATGCCGATTCGGACGTGAAGCTCGTCGCGATGGGCGACGCCTTCGCCGACCGCATCAAGCTGAGCTTGGAAACGCTGAAGAAGGACCAGGAGATCGCCTCGAAGGTCGCCGTGCCGGAGGAGAACCAGTTCACCGGCCTCGACGCCTACCAGAAGGTCATCGAGAAATCCGACGTCGTCCTGCTCACCACGCCGCCGGGCTTCCGGCCCATCCACATCAAGGCCGCGGTTGACGCCGGCAAGCACGTCTTCGCCGAGAAGCCCGTCGCGGTGGACGCGCCCGGCGTGCGCAGCGTGCTCGCCACGTGCGAGGAGGCGCGGCGCAAGAAGCTCGCCGTCGTCAGCGGCTTGTGCATCCGCTACTCGTATGGCTTCCAGGAAATCATCAAGCGCATCCACAACGGCGCGCTCGGCAGGGTGCGCACGCTTCAGGCGAACGACTTCCGCGGCCCCATCTGGGTCAAGCCACGCGAGCCGGGCCAGACCGACATGCAATATCAGATTCGCAACTGGTATTACTTCACGTGGCTGTCCGGCGACTTCAACGTCGAGCAGCACGTCCACATGCTCGACGTGTGCGCGTGGGTGATGAACGGCGAGTATCCCGCCACCGCGCTCGGCATCGGCGGACGCGCCCAACGCACCGGGCCGGACTTCGGCAACATCTACGACCACCACGCCGTCATCTACGAATGGGCCAACGGCACGCGCCTGCACGCCTATTGCCGCCAGCAAAGCGGGCTGCGCGGCGACATCTCCGTCCACGTCGCCGGCGAGAAGGGCATCGCGAAACTCGCCGAGCGCGACCGCGGGCTGGTTCTCGAAACCGGCGACCGCTGGGCCTACGACGGCCCGAAGAACAACATCTACCAGACCGAGCACGACGAACTCTTCGCGAGCATCCGCAAGGGCCAGCCCATCAACAACGGCGACTACATGTGCAAGAGCACGCTCATGGCCATCATGGGCCGCATGGCCACCTACACCGGCCAGCAAATCACGTGGGAACAGGCGATGAACTCCAAGGAGAACCTCTCACCTGACGGCTGGACGTGGGACTCGAACCCGCCGAAGTCCCCCGTCGCCGTGCCGGGCGTGACGAAGTTTGTGTGA
- the hemB gene encoding porphobilinogen synthase — translation MSFVPSGQFPAYRPRRLRRTPALRRLVAETRLSAEQLVLPMFVRAGRKERRPIGSMPGVFQFSCDELLKDAEAAVKAGVPAVLLFGIPAVKDDRASGAWAKNGVVQQAVRALKREFAELLVITDVCLCEYMSHGHCGLVRQGRRMHWEVVNDATLKLLGQAALSHAEAGADLVAPSDMMDGRVRTIRARLDKAGFEDIPILSYAAKFASAFYGPFREAAESAPRFGDRRTYQMDPANGDEAMREVALDLAEGADMVMVKPALAYLDILRRVKTEFGYPTAAYAVSGEYSMIKAAAAKGWIDERAVTLESLLAMRRAGADVLITYSAVDVAGWLRKG, via the coding sequence ATGAGTTTTGTGCCGAGCGGCCAGTTTCCTGCGTATCGTCCGCGACGCTTGCGCCGAACGCCGGCGCTTCGGCGACTGGTGGCGGAGACGCGGCTGAGCGCGGAGCAACTGGTCCTGCCGATGTTCGTGCGGGCCGGGCGCAAGGAGCGCCGACCGATCGGCTCGATGCCGGGTGTGTTCCAGTTCTCGTGCGATGAGTTGCTCAAGGACGCCGAGGCCGCGGTGAAGGCGGGCGTTCCGGCGGTGTTGTTGTTTGGCATCCCGGCGGTGAAGGACGATCGCGCGAGCGGCGCCTGGGCGAAGAACGGCGTGGTGCAGCAGGCGGTGCGGGCGTTGAAGCGCGAGTTCGCCGAGCTGCTGGTCATCACGGACGTCTGCCTCTGCGAATACATGAGCCACGGCCACTGCGGCTTGGTGCGGCAGGGCAGGAGGATGCACTGGGAGGTGGTGAACGATGCCACGTTGAAGCTGCTCGGGCAGGCCGCGTTGAGCCACGCGGAGGCCGGCGCGGACCTCGTGGCGCCGAGCGACATGATGGACGGGCGCGTCCGCACGATTCGCGCGCGGCTCGACAAGGCGGGATTCGAAGACATTCCCATCTTGTCCTATGCGGCGAAGTTCGCGTCCGCTTTTTATGGCCCGTTTCGTGAAGCGGCGGAGTCCGCGCCGCGGTTCGGGGACCGGCGGACGTATCAGATGGATCCCGCGAACGGCGACGAAGCGATGCGCGAAGTGGCGCTCGATCTCGCCGAGGGCGCCGACATGGTGATGGTGAAGCCCGCGTTGGCGTATCTCGACATCCTCCGGCGGGTGAAGACTGAATTTGGATACCCGACCGCGGCTTACGCGGTAAGCGGGGAGTATTCGATGATCAAGGCGGCGGCGGCGAAGGGATGGATCGACGAACGCGCGGTGACGTTGGAAAGCCTGCTCGCGATGCGACGCGCGGGTGCGGATGTGTTGATCACGTATTCGGCGGTGGACGTGGCGGGGTGGCTGCGCAAAGGCTGA
- a CDS encoding FHA domain-containing protein — translation MPRLVLLSEGFTGRSFELKTEKSTVGRHEDNTCQIPAASVSGHHAELTIKGNDLHVKDLGSTNGTFMNGEAVQETVVQPGQIIRFGMIEARFEVSPAPGAPPQKKVLDKTTVVPQGVKLNELEQGTQKVTFDAKNSPFQKKKNTVRNIFIFIAIILGLGIVAVFILLIRGG, via the coding sequence ATGCCGAGACTCGTCCTACTCAGCGAAGGCTTCACGGGACGTTCCTTTGAGCTGAAGACCGAGAAGTCAACCGTCGGGCGGCACGAGGACAACACCTGCCAGATTCCGGCGGCTTCCGTCTCAGGTCACCACGCCGAACTTACGATCAAGGGCAACGACCTCCACGTCAAAGACCTCGGCTCGACCAACGGCACCTTCATGAACGGCGAGGCGGTTCAGGAAACGGTCGTCCAGCCCGGCCAGATCATCCGGTTCGGAATGATCGAGGCGCGGTTCGAAGTGTCCCCGGCACCCGGCGCCCCGCCGCAGAAAAAGGTCTTGGACAAGACCACCGTGGTGCCGCAGGGCGTCAAGCTCAACGAACTCGAGCAGGGCACCCAGAAAGTCACGTTCGACGCCAAGAATTCCCCGTTCCAAAAGAAGAAGAACACCGTCCGCAACATCTTCATCTTCATTGCCATCATCCTCGGCCTCGGCATCGTCGCCGTGTTTATTCTCCTCATCCGCGGGGGATGA
- a CDS encoding amidohydrolase: MLHLVRILVLIAGSAVAAQPPRPAPQPDLILHRSKVITLDAHSTIAEAIAVLNGRILQVGSNRDVLRLRGPLTKVVDLRGRTVIPGLIDSHTHPTGASMHEFDHALPDFERVADVLDYIRARAKVVKEGDWIVLQQVFITRLREQRYPTRAELDAAAPKHPVAFRTGPDASVNSLALKLNNIDRNFKIPDGVPGKVETDAGGEPTGILRTAGNYFKTGNTGARNATEEERTARLLELFRDYNAVGITSIADRSTGMADLARYERLRTNGQLTVRVALSPNIATLGPVEDIQKRIREVGKHALRAPDPMLRVIGIKTFLDGGMLTGSAYMRQPWGVSSIYSITDPQYRGTLFIPKERLKPIVRAAVESGLQFTAHSVGDGAVHALIEVYDELAKEGLPVRGTRACITHSNFMSKESVETAARLGVVVDVQPAWLYLDTRTLVAQFGYDRLRYFQPLQSIFAAGGIAGGGSDHMQKVGSFRSVNPYSPFLGLQTAITRRARWHDGQLHPEEALTREQALRFYTSNNAYLLFAEERTGSIEAGKEADLAVLDTDVMTCPEPAIVATRVLQTYLAGRLVHDAREP; this comes from the coding sequence ATGCTCCACTTGGTTCGAATCCTCGTCCTCATCGCAGGCAGCGCGGTCGCAGCGCAGCCACCGCGTCCCGCGCCGCAACCGGACCTGATTCTCCACCGCAGCAAGGTGATCACGCTCGACGCGCACTCGACGATCGCCGAGGCCATCGCGGTCTTGAACGGCCGCATCCTGCAGGTGGGAAGCAACCGGGACGTGCTTCGATTGCGCGGGCCGCTGACGAAAGTCGTGGACCTGCGCGGCCGCACGGTGATTCCCGGATTGATCGACTCGCACACGCATCCGACGGGCGCAAGCATGCACGAGTTCGACCACGCGCTGCCGGATTTCGAGAGGGTCGCCGATGTGCTCGACTACATCCGGGCGCGCGCGAAGGTGGTCAAGGAAGGCGACTGGATCGTCCTTCAGCAGGTGTTCATCACGCGCTTGCGCGAGCAGCGTTACCCGACACGGGCGGAACTCGACGCCGCGGCTCCGAAGCATCCTGTCGCGTTTCGAACCGGCCCCGATGCGTCGGTGAATTCGCTCGCGCTCAAGCTCAACAACATCGACCGCAACTTCAAGATTCCCGACGGCGTCCCCGGCAAGGTCGAGACCGACGCAGGCGGCGAGCCCACCGGGATTTTGCGGACGGCGGGAAACTACTTCAAGACGGGCAACACCGGCGCCCGGAATGCAACCGAGGAGGAGCGCACGGCGCGCTTGCTCGAGCTCTTCCGCGACTACAACGCCGTGGGGATCACGAGCATCGCCGACCGGTCGACGGGCATGGCCGACCTCGCGCGATACGAGAGGCTGCGGACCAACGGGCAGCTCACCGTGCGCGTCGCCTTGTCGCCGAACATCGCCACGCTCGGGCCGGTCGAGGACATTCAAAAGCGCATCCGCGAAGTCGGGAAGCACGCGTTGCGGGCGCCCGACCCGATGCTGCGCGTCATCGGCATCAAGACCTTCCTCGATGGTGGAATGCTCACGGGCAGCGCCTACATGCGGCAGCCGTGGGGCGTGAGCAGCATCTACTCCATCACCGATCCGCAGTATCGCGGCACATTGTTCATTCCAAAGGAGCGGCTGAAGCCCATCGTGCGCGCCGCCGTGGAAAGCGGCTTGCAGTTCACCGCGCACTCCGTCGGCGATGGCGCCGTCCACGCGCTGATCGAGGTCTACGACGAATTGGCGAAGGAAGGTCTGCCCGTGCGAGGGACGCGCGCGTGCATCACCCACTCAAACTTCATGAGCAAGGAGTCCGTGGAGACCGCGGCGCGGCTGGGAGTCGTAGTGGATGTCCAGCCAGCATGGCTCTACCTCGACACGCGCACGCTGGTGGCCCAGTTCGGATACGACCGGCTGCGCTACTTTCAACCGCTCCAGAGCATCTTTGCGGCGGGCGGCATCGCGGGCGGGGGCTCGGACCACATGCAAAAAGTCGGCTCATTCCGCAGCGTCAATCCTTACAGCCCGTTCTTGGGACTTCAAACCGCCATCACGCGCCGCGCGCGATGGCACGACGGACAACTTCATCCCGAGGAAGCGCTCACGCGGGAACAGGCGCTCCGGTTTTACACGTCGAACAACGCGTATCTCCTGTTCGCCGAGGAACGCACAGGCAGCATCGAAGCCGGCAAGGAAGCGGATCTGGCGGTCCTCGACACCGACGTGATGACCTGCCCCGAGCCCGCGATCGTGGCCACGCGAGTCCTGCAGACTTATCTCGCGGGCAGATTGGTGCACGACGCGCGCGAGCCGTAG
- the deoC gene encoding deoxyribose-phosphate aldolase, whose product MVEERAASFTKRSIKTSSKLAGLKLAVSMMDLTTLEGKDTPGKVAFLCRKALQPLDPRYDVPPCGAVCVYPNMVRFARRFLGESSPVHVASVATGFPSGQYPLPTKLTEVRRAVAEGADEIDMVIDRCAFLAGDHARVFDEIAATRQACGAAHLKVILETGELVTYDNVRVASRLAMDAGADFIKTSTGKVAPAATMPVTLVMLEAIRDHFFATGVRIGMKPAGGIRTAKQALHYLVMVKETLGDDWLTPDLFRFGASTLVNDVLMQIVKTVDGNYQAADYFSLP is encoded by the coding sequence ATGGTCGAGGAACGCGCAGCCTCGTTCACCAAGCGCAGCATCAAGACGTCGTCCAAACTCGCCGGCCTCAAGCTCGCCGTCTCGATGATGGACCTCACCACGCTCGAGGGCAAAGACACGCCGGGCAAGGTCGCGTTCCTGTGCCGCAAAGCCCTGCAACCGCTCGACCCCAGATACGACGTGCCCCCGTGCGGCGCGGTCTGCGTGTATCCGAACATGGTCAGGTTCGCCCGGCGATTCCTCGGCGAATCGTCACCGGTGCACGTCGCCTCAGTCGCCACGGGCTTCCCCAGCGGCCAATACCCGCTCCCGACCAAGCTCACCGAAGTCCGCCGCGCCGTGGCCGAAGGCGCGGACGAAATCGACATGGTCATCGACCGCTGCGCCTTCCTCGCCGGCGACCACGCGCGCGTCTTCGACGAAATCGCCGCGACCAGACAGGCGTGCGGCGCGGCGCACTTGAAGGTCATCCTCGAAACCGGCGAACTCGTCACCTACGACAACGTCCGCGTCGCAAGCCGGCTTGCGATGGACGCGGGCGCGGACTTCATCAAGACCAGCACCGGCAAGGTCGCGCCCGCCGCCACCATGCCCGTCACGCTCGTGATGCTGGAAGCCATCCGCGACCACTTCTTCGCGACCGGTGTGCGCATCGGCATGAAACCCGCCGGCGGCATCCGCACCGCCAAGCAGGCGTTGCACTACCTCGTCATGGTCAAGGAAACCCTCGGCGACGACTGGCTCACGCCCGACCTGTTCCGCTTCGGCGCGAGCACACTCGTCAACGACGTCCTCATGCAAATCGTCAAGACCGTGGACGGCAACTACCAGGCCGCGGATTACTTCTCGCTGCCGTGA
- a CDS encoding YraN family protein: MNLLKRLVAKFRDDQPEHLRRGELGERAARSHLQSLGLKFLTANFRSDHGEIDLVFREGDCLVFVEVKTRSGGSWTRPAAAVNAAKRRRLSRTALDYLRLLDDPRVKTRFDIVEVLLDDGRVREVRHLANTFTLSKPFRHG, from the coding sequence ATGAACCTGCTGAAACGACTCGTGGCGAAGTTCCGCGACGACCAACCCGAGCACTTGCGCCGCGGCGAGCTCGGCGAACGCGCGGCCAGGTCGCACCTGCAATCCCTCGGGCTCAAGTTTCTCACCGCGAACTTCCGGTCCGACCACGGCGAAATCGACCTCGTGTTCCGCGAAGGCGACTGCCTCGTGTTCGTGGAGGTGAAGACGCGTTCGGGCGGGTCGTGGACGCGCCCTGCCGCGGCCGTGAACGCCGCCAAGCGCCGCAGGCTCTCGAGGACCGCGCTCGACTACCTGCGCCTGCTCGACGACCCGCGCGTGAAGACGCGTTTCGACATCGTGGAGGTGCTGCTGGACGATGGGCGTGTCCGCGAAGTGCGCCATCTGGCAAACACGTTCACACTGTCGAAGCCCTTCCGCCACGGCTGA
- a CDS encoding aldehyde dehydrogenase family protein — translation MRERALNFGSKWDYAPAPEDFKYIAVAPRHELFIGGKFIAPHSGRYFDSVNPASEEKLTEIAEADTPDVDRAVQSARRAYDKVWSRMPGRERGKFLYRIARIIQEKSRELAVLETMDGGKPIKESRDVDLPLVAAHFFYHAGWADKLKYAFPGRRAEDVRPLGVAAQIIPWNFPLLMAAWKIAPALACGNTVVLKPAETTSITAMRLAQVFQEAELPDGVVNIVTGAGETGAALVHHPDIDKLAFTGSTEVGKRIAQAVAGTKKKLTLELGGKAANILFEDAPLDQAVEGIIAGIYFNQGHVCCAGSRLFVQEGAYPAVIKKLRDRIQTLRVGNPLDKNTDIGAINSRPQLDKIRALVKCGVAEGARLEQSRCALPARGYWFPPSFLTGVTMSHRVAQEEIFGPVLSVMTFRTPEEAFERANNTPYGLSAGVWTDKGSKIFKMVNKLRAGVVWANTYNKFDPTSPFGGYKESGFGREGGLQGLAAYCRTG, via the coding sequence ATGCGCGAGCGCGCGCTCAACTTCGGCTCCAAGTGGGACTACGCGCCGGCGCCCGAGGACTTCAAATACATCGCCGTGGCGCCGAGGCACGAGCTGTTCATCGGCGGCAAGTTCATCGCGCCCCATTCGGGCCGCTACTTCGACTCCGTCAACCCCGCCTCCGAGGAGAAACTCACCGAAATCGCCGAGGCTGACACGCCCGACGTGGACCGCGCGGTGCAGTCCGCGCGCCGCGCTTACGACAAGGTGTGGAGCCGGATGCCGGGACGAGAGCGCGGGAAGTTTCTCTACCGCATCGCGCGCATCATCCAGGAGAAGTCGCGCGAGCTGGCCGTGCTCGAAACGATGGACGGCGGCAAGCCCATCAAGGAATCGCGCGACGTGGACCTGCCGCTCGTCGCCGCGCACTTCTTCTACCACGCGGGCTGGGCGGACAAGTTGAAGTATGCGTTCCCCGGCCGCCGGGCGGAGGACGTCCGCCCGCTCGGCGTCGCGGCGCAGATCATCCCGTGGAACTTCCCGCTGCTGATGGCCGCGTGGAAAATCGCGCCCGCCCTCGCGTGCGGCAACACCGTGGTGCTCAAGCCCGCCGAGACCACGAGCATCACCGCGATGCGGCTCGCGCAGGTTTTTCAGGAGGCGGAGTTGCCCGACGGCGTCGTGAACATCGTCACCGGCGCGGGAGAGACAGGCGCGGCGCTCGTCCATCACCCGGACATCGACAAGCTCGCGTTCACCGGTTCGACGGAAGTTGGAAAGCGAATTGCCCAGGCCGTCGCGGGCACGAAGAAGAAGCTCACCCTCGAGCTCGGCGGCAAGGCCGCGAACATCCTCTTCGAGGACGCACCGCTCGACCAGGCCGTCGAGGGCATCATCGCCGGCATTTACTTCAACCAGGGCCACGTCTGCTGCGCCGGCTCGCGCCTGTTCGTGCAGGAAGGCGCCTACCCAGCCGTCATCAAGAAACTGCGCGACCGCATCCAGACGCTGCGCGTCGGCAACCCGCTCGACAAGAACACGGACATCGGCGCCATCAACTCGCGGCCGCAGCTCGACAAGATACGCGCGCTCGTGAAGTGCGGCGTGGCCGAGGGCGCGCGACTCGAACAATCGCGCTGCGCGCTGCCCGCGCGCGGCTACTGGTTCCCGCCGAGCTTCCTGACCGGCGTGACCATGAGCCATCGCGTGGCGCAGGAGGAAATCTTCGGCCCCGTGCTGAGCGTGATGACGTTCCGCACGCCGGAGGAGGCCTTCGAGCGCGCGAACAACACACCCTACGGCCTGAGCGCGGGCGTGTGGACCGACAAAGGCAGCAAGATTTTCAAGATGGTCAACAAGCTGCGCGCCGGCGTGGTGTGGGCGAACACTTACAACAAGTTTGATCCCACGAGTCCTTTCGGCGGCTACAAGGAAAGCGGCTTCGGCCGCGAGGGCGGACTGCAAGGGCTGGCGGCGTATTGCCGGACCGGCTGA
- a CDS encoding ribonuclease HII, with the protein MVIVRANSVSAARRHTGPDRFHFESTLLGSGAGDIAGVDEAGRGPLAGPVVAAAVILPREWVERGLPAELDGLDDSKQLTEPQRERFFEFISASRAVRSAVRRCDVDVIDSINILQATHRAMRESLAALQPSHALVDGLEVPALGWPQTAIVKGDTLSYSIAAASVLAKVTRDRLMIEFDREFPGYGFAGHKGYGTPQHLAALAALGPCPIHRRSFAPLRTQGAQPGWI; encoded by the coding sequence ATGGTTATCGTCCGGGCGAATTCAGTGAGCGCTGCGCGTCGGCACACCGGGCCGGATCGGTTTCACTTCGAGAGCACGTTGCTTGGAAGTGGGGCGGGGGACATTGCGGGCGTGGACGAGGCGGGCCGCGGGCCTCTCGCGGGACCCGTCGTCGCGGCGGCGGTGATCCTGCCGCGCGAGTGGGTCGAGCGCGGGCTGCCGGCAGAACTCGACGGGCTGGACGACTCGAAGCAACTCACCGAGCCGCAGCGCGAGCGGTTCTTCGAGTTCATCTCTGCAAGCCGCGCGGTGCGCAGCGCCGTGCGTCGGTGCGACGTGGACGTCATCGACAGCATCAACATCCTCCAGGCGACGCACCGGGCGATGCGCGAGTCGCTCGCGGCGTTGCAGCCATCGCACGCGCTCGTGGACGGGCTCGAAGTGCCCGCGCTCGGCTGGCCGCAGACGGCCATCGTGAAGGGCGACACGCTCAGCTACTCCATCGCGGCCGCAAGCGTGCTGGCCAAGGTCACGCGCGACCGGTTGATGATCGAGTTTGACCGCGAATTCCCCGGCTACGGATTCGCGGGGCACAAAGGCTACGGCACGCCGCAGCACCTTGCCGCGCTGGCCGCGCTCGGCCCGTGCCCGATTCACCGCAGGAGTTTCGCGCCGCTGCGCACGCAGGGGGCGCAGCCTGGGTGGATTTGA